A section of the Polynucleobacter sp. AP-Sving-400A-A2 genome encodes:
- a CDS encoding cytochrome D1 domain-containing protein, with protein sequence MNIYIRKAKFGSISTLAVFALTGLFNAVYAQGPNSTEPKLAVVLNSGEATVSLIDMPSRKVIKTLPVGKEPHHLMMTPDQKTLLIANAAGNDVVLMNPTTGELTGRIPDIIDPYQIGYSPNHKWFVANGNRLDRVDVYHAQGADLKLAKAIKLGKTPSHVAFTADSKIAFITLQDSNELAAIDLDTQTVLWKITTGKVPAGVWLTPGDQYLLIGITGEDYVQVIDWKTRKEVKRIFTGKGAHNFRPLGDKKHVFVSNRIASSISMINMQTLEKTGDITGLPAGPDDMEITPDGKTMWVTLRFSKKVGVIDIPSMKLVSVIPVGRSPHGVFFTPRASWE encoded by the coding sequence GTAAGGCCAAATTTGGCAGTATTTCGACCCTGGCTGTATTTGCCCTGACCGGGCTCTTCAATGCTGTCTATGCTCAAGGGCCAAACTCAACTGAGCCCAAGCTAGCAGTGGTCTTAAATTCCGGCGAGGCTACTGTTAGCTTGATTGATATGCCCAGTCGCAAAGTGATCAAGACATTGCCGGTTGGAAAAGAGCCTCATCACTTGATGATGACCCCTGATCAAAAGACTTTGCTGATTGCCAATGCTGCAGGCAATGATGTTGTGCTGATGAATCCTACCACTGGTGAGTTGACTGGCAGGATACCGGACATCATTGATCCGTACCAAATTGGTTATTCGCCCAATCATAAGTGGTTTGTTGCAAACGGTAATCGTTTGGATAGGGTGGATGTGTATCACGCGCAGGGTGCAGATCTCAAGTTGGCTAAAGCAATCAAGCTTGGCAAGACACCAAGTCATGTCGCATTCACGGCAGATAGCAAGATCGCTTTTATTACTTTGCAAGACTCGAATGAGCTTGCGGCAATTGATTTGGACACCCAGACTGTCCTTTGGAAGATCACCACGGGTAAGGTGCCAGCAGGAGTCTGGCTGACACCTGGCGATCAATACCTATTAATTGGTATTACTGGTGAGGACTATGTCCAAGTGATTGATTGGAAAACCCGTAAAGAGGTAAAACGAATCTTTACTGGAAAGGGCGCTCATAACTTCAGACCCTTAGGCGATAAAAAGCATGTGTTCGTAAGCAACCGTATTGCGTCAAGCATCAGCATGATTAATATGCAGACCTTAGAAAAGACGGGTGATATCACTGGGCTACCAGCAGGTCCTGATGATATGGAAATTACGCCTGACGGAAAAACCATGTGGGTTACTCTGCGCTTCTCTAAAAAGGTTGGAGTCATTGATATTCCTTCGATGAAGTTAGTCTCGGTAATTCCTGTTGGTAGATCCCCTCATGGTGTTTTCTTTACGCCGCGTGCTAGCTGGGAATAG
- a CDS encoding polysaccharide deacetylase family protein: protein MYLNAILVRLTAFIVLVACSSLGIAQEANCKKTVHLTFDTGNMSVAQTIADILNRQNVKATFFLANEKTSRGDFSLDDSWKSYWQDRVREGHHFGSHTYDHVYFVKDGPSGEIFAKPQFGPKAGVTTLYNEAAYCREIRRVDERFKELTSTSIQKIWRAPGGKTSPRSIRMGDQCAYQHIGWNAAGFLGDELSSQTHPNKVLLDKASSQLQDGDIAMAHLGIWSRKDPWAPAVLEQLILNLKARGFCFATLPKRDK, encoded by the coding sequence ATGTATTTGAATGCGATCCTCGTTCGACTGACGGCATTCATTGTTTTGGTGGCATGCTCCTCGCTGGGTATTGCACAGGAGGCGAATTGTAAAAAAACGGTTCATCTGACTTTTGATACTGGCAATATGTCTGTAGCGCAAACGATCGCCGACATTTTGAATCGTCAAAATGTGAAAGCTACCTTTTTTCTGGCGAATGAAAAAACCAGCCGCGGTGATTTTTCTTTAGACGATTCTTGGAAATCGTATTGGCAAGATCGCGTTCGTGAAGGCCATCACTTTGGCAGTCATACCTACGACCATGTGTACTTTGTGAAGGACGGCCCAAGCGGAGAGATTTTTGCAAAGCCACAATTTGGACCAAAGGCTGGAGTGACCACACTTTACAACGAAGCGGCTTATTGCCGAGAAATCCGACGAGTAGATGAGCGCTTTAAAGAGTTAACCAGCACCAGTATTCAAAAAATTTGGCGTGCTCCTGGCGGGAAAACCTCACCCCGTTCGATCAGGATGGGCGATCAATGCGCTTATCAGCATATTGGCTGGAATGCTGCGGGCTTTTTGGGTGATGAGTTGAGCTCACAGACGCACCCCAACAAAGTGCTTTTGGATAAGGCCAGTAGTCAACTTCAGGATGGCGATATCGCCATGGCCCACTTGGGCATTTGGTCGCGCAAGGATCCTTGGGCTCCGGCGGTATTAGAGCAGCTGATATTGAATTTGAAAGCTCGAGGGTTTTGTTTTGCAACCCTGCCAAAACGGGATAAATAA
- a CDS encoding sterol desaturase family protein, producing the protein MTIEFMDSNPLSAAIASAYASVQEFLFTYVAGPILYQFDLMSMAEDVFDGIDWFLFGCIQIFLIAVILRVWERFSPAEIQERFAKNSKADIFYTLFHRLGIFHGLIFITLSGFFFQIDSVLHDFRFGRLNVESWWPPVTSIPLVSFCIYFILLDFVEYLYHRSSHVFNWWWKLHALHHSQTVMTAWSDDRNHIVDDIMHAFVFSFFALLFGVSPAQFIVLVVLSQLIQSWQHANLKIDLGPFKYVLISPMYHRLHHAVGYGHEAKGKPGVLGGCNFGVLFPWWDMVFNTAIFSKEVHPTGVRDLDLSPNVLRHQWQSLMLSIREIFPKAK; encoded by the coding sequence GTGACAATTGAGTTTATGGATTCAAACCCTCTGTCAGCCGCCATCGCTTCAGCCTACGCTAGCGTTCAAGAATTCTTGTTCACCTATGTGGCTGGGCCAATTTTGTATCAATTTGACCTGATGTCGATGGCTGAGGACGTATTTGACGGTATTGACTGGTTTTTATTTGGATGCATTCAGATCTTCTTGATTGCTGTCATTCTCAGAGTCTGGGAAAGATTTTCCCCGGCAGAGATACAAGAGCGGTTTGCAAAGAACTCTAAGGCAGATATTTTTTACACCTTGTTTCATCGCCTGGGCATTTTTCATGGCCTGATTTTTATTACTTTGTCTGGATTTTTCTTTCAGATTGATTCAGTCCTACATGATTTTCGTTTTGGCAGACTGAATGTGGAGTCCTGGTGGCCACCAGTGACATCGATACCCTTGGTAAGTTTTTGTATCTACTTTATATTGCTTGATTTTGTAGAATATTTATATCACCGATCCTCCCATGTGTTTAATTGGTGGTGGAAACTGCATGCCTTGCATCATAGTCAAACAGTGATGACTGCTTGGTCAGATGATCGCAATCATATTGTCGATGACATCATGCACGCGTTTGTGTTTTCCTTCTTTGCTCTTTTGTTTGGGGTATCACCTGCCCAATTTATTGTGTTGGTGGTATTGAGCCAACTCATTCAGAGCTGGCAACATGCTAATTTAAAGATTGATCTCGGACCTTTTAAATATGTATTGATTTCTCCAATGTATCACCGCTTGCATCACGCGGTAGGTTACGGTCATGAGGCTAAAGGTAAGCCAGGTGTTTTAGGTGGCTGTAACTTTGGCGTCTTGTTTCCTTGGTGGGACATGGTTTTCAATACTGCCATCTTTTCAAAAGAGGTTCATCCTACTGGAGTCAGAGATTTAGATTTGTCACCCAATGTATTGCGGCACCAGTGGCAGAGTCTCATGCTCTCGATCCGAGAAATCTTTCCCAAAGCAAAATAG
- a CDS encoding EI24 domain-containing protein, with protein MQQVFKSFGLALVGVMHPKMLWLSLRPFLIVSVLWGVLIWLTWTPALEMLSAFLTASIFTSWIADGLIWAGFEGARAWIAPLFFVMLLIPLISISLLVFIALTTVPTIVKVVARQYSYKDIAKKNGGGLLGSFAYTLWSALICLGLVMLTLPVWWIPPLVAVLPPLLWGWLTMRLMSYDVLALHATAEERDILLHQYRWPLLAMGIVSGMLGAVPTFFWATSVLALVLFPIVSFVALWIYSLIFVFAALWFTHYLLEALKELRSNELDRSLNIEARVIDTELPTHG; from the coding sequence ATGCAGCAAGTTTTTAAGTCTTTTGGCTTAGCTTTAGTTGGTGTGATGCATCCCAAAATGCTATGGCTTAGTCTACGTCCCTTTTTAATTGTCTCGGTCTTGTGGGGCGTTTTAATTTGGCTAACTTGGACGCCAGCATTGGAGATGCTGAGTGCTTTTCTGACAGCATCCATATTTACTAGCTGGATTGCGGATGGTTTGATCTGGGCTGGCTTCGAGGGTGCACGTGCATGGATCGCGCCACTCTTTTTTGTGATGTTACTGATTCCTTTAATCTCTATTAGTTTATTGGTTTTCATTGCTTTGACGACTGTGCCAACCATCGTCAAGGTGGTTGCGCGGCAATATTCTTATAAAGACATTGCCAAGAAAAATGGCGGTGGTTTGTTGGGTAGTTTTGCCTATACCCTGTGGTCAGCTTTGATCTGTTTGGGGCTAGTGATGCTCACTTTGCCAGTGTGGTGGATTCCGCCACTAGTTGCTGTTTTGCCACCATTGCTCTGGGGCTGGTTGACTATGCGCTTGATGTCTTACGATGTATTAGCGCTGCATGCTACTGCAGAAGAGCGCGATATCCTGTTGCATCAATACCGTTGGCCACTATTGGCGATGGGAATTGTTTCTGGGATGTTGGGAGCGGTACCTACCTTTTTCTGGGCAACTTCTGTTTTAGCTTTGGTTTTATTTCCTATAGTCAGTTTTGTTGCGCTCTGGATCTATTCTTTAATCTTTGTTTTTGCTGCGCTCTGGTTTACACATTACTTGCTTGAGGCTTTAAAAGAATTGCGTAGTAATGAGTTGGATCGATCTTTAAATATTGAAGCGCGTGTTATTGATACGGAGTTACCTACCCATGGTTGA
- a CDS encoding molybdopterin-binding protein gives MVEVLRNPSVEDSEVNTRRFGLIVIGDEILSGRRQDKHLSKLIELLNERGLSLSWAKYVADDPEQITATLKDSFASGDVVFSTGGIGATPDDHTRQCAALALGTKTQLHATAQELIAGRIRIMAEGDPMKADLSTAENQHRFKMGEFPIGSDIIPNPYNQIPGFSIREHYFVPGFPVMAAPMMAWCLDTYYQNLFHRENWAEQSYIVPKGIESVLTPLMERIEASYPGVKVFSLPSVGDSSRGGVYAERHIELGIKGNASLLDDAWIALRTGTEALGYVIHDISKSD, from the coding sequence ATGGTTGAGGTATTAAGAAATCCGAGTGTCGAGGACTCCGAAGTGAATACGCGTCGTTTCGGTTTAATTGTGATTGGTGATGAAATTTTGTCTGGTCGTCGTCAAGACAAGCATCTCAGTAAATTGATTGAGCTTTTAAATGAGCGTGGCCTAAGCTTATCTTGGGCTAAATATGTTGCAGACGATCCCGAGCAAATTACCGCTACCTTGAAAGACAGCTTTGCAAGTGGTGATGTGGTTTTTAGTACTGGTGGCATCGGAGCTACGCCTGACGACCACACGAGACAATGTGCTGCCTTAGCTTTGGGTACAAAAACGCAATTACACGCGACTGCACAAGAGCTTATTGCAGGACGTATTCGGATCATGGCAGAGGGCGATCCCATGAAGGCGGATCTGAGTACTGCAGAAAATCAGCATCGCTTTAAGATGGGGGAGTTTCCAATTGGGAGCGACATCATCCCAAATCCCTATAACCAGATCCCGGGTTTTTCGATTCGCGAGCACTATTTTGTGCCTGGCTTTCCTGTCATGGCTGCGCCCATGATGGCCTGGTGCTTGGATACCTACTATCAGAATTTATTTCATCGCGAAAACTGGGCAGAGCAAAGCTATATTGTTCCAAAAGGGATTGAATCCGTTCTCACCCCTTTAATGGAGCGTATCGAGGCTTCTTATCCAGGTGTCAAGGTCTTCAGCCTCCCGTCAGTAGGCGATTCATCTAGAGGCGGTGTCTATGCCGAGCGGCATATTGAATTGGGTATCAAGGGCAATGCTAGCCTCTTGGATGATGCTTGGATTGCCTTGCGTACAGGCACCGAGGCCTTGGGTTATGTAATTCATGATATTTCAAAATCTGATTAA
- the glnA gene encoding type I glutamate--ammonia ligase: MTKTVADVMKLVKEKECTFVDFRFVDTKGKEQHTTVPISHFDEDKFESGHAFDGSSIAGWKGIEASDMLLMPDPTACYIDPFYEEPTLVITCDVIEPSDGKGYDRDPRSIAKRAESYLKSTGLGDTAFFGPEPEFFIFDGVRWGADMQGCFVKVDSEEAPWSSAAEIEGGNTGHRPGKKGGYFPVAPVDTFHDMRSEMCLILESLGIPVEVHHHEVAGQGQNELGTKFSTLVQRADWTIWQKYVVQNVAHAYGKTATFMPKPIVGDNGSGMHVHQSIWKNGENLFAGNGYAGLSEFALFYIGGIIKHAKALNAITNPGTNSYKRLVPGFEAPVKLAYSARNRSASIRIPHVSSPKGRRIETRFPDPLANPYLCFSALMMAGLDGIQNKIHPGEAADKNLYDLPPEEDAKIPTVCASLEEALEALNKDREFLTRGGVFTDSMIDAYIALKMEDVTRFRMTTHPIEFDMYYSL; encoded by the coding sequence ATGACGAAGACCGTCGCTGATGTGATGAAGTTGGTTAAAGAGAAAGAATGTACTTTCGTTGATTTCCGCTTTGTAGATACAAAGGGTAAAGAGCAACACACAACGGTACCTATTTCCCATTTTGACGAAGACAAGTTTGAGAGCGGTCATGCGTTTGACGGTTCATCTATTGCTGGTTGGAAAGGTATTGAAGCCTCAGATATGTTGTTGATGCCAGATCCAACAGCTTGCTACATCGATCCTTTCTATGAAGAGCCAACCTTGGTAATCACATGCGATGTGATCGAGCCTTCAGATGGCAAAGGTTACGACCGCGACCCACGTTCGATTGCGAAGCGTGCTGAGTCCTATTTGAAGAGTACTGGTTTAGGCGATACGGCCTTCTTTGGTCCTGAGCCAGAATTCTTTATTTTTGATGGCGTCCGTTGGGGTGCTGACATGCAAGGTTGTTTTGTTAAGGTAGATTCTGAAGAGGCCCCATGGTCTTCGGCTGCTGAAATCGAGGGTGGCAATACCGGACATCGTCCAGGTAAAAAGGGTGGTTACTTCCCAGTTGCTCCAGTAGATACATTCCATGACATGCGTTCTGAAATGTGTTTGATACTAGAATCTTTGGGTATTCCAGTTGAAGTGCATCACCATGAAGTTGCTGGTCAAGGTCAAAACGAATTAGGTACAAAGTTCAGCACGTTAGTTCAACGTGCTGACTGGACTATCTGGCAGAAATACGTTGTTCAAAACGTTGCTCACGCTTACGGTAAGACAGCCACATTTATGCCTAAACCTATTGTTGGCGACAACGGTTCTGGTATGCACGTTCACCAATCTATTTGGAAGAATGGCGAGAACTTGTTTGCTGGTAACGGCTACGCAGGTTTGTCAGAGTTCGCATTGTTCTATATCGGCGGCATCATTAAGCACGCTAAAGCATTGAATGCGATCACCAACCCAGGTACAAACTCATACAAGCGTTTAGTCCCAGGCTTTGAGGCTCCAGTGAAGTTGGCTTACTCTGCGCGTAACCGTTCTGCTTCGATTCGCATTCCACACGTTTCAAGCCCTAAGGGTCGTCGTATCGAAACTCGCTTCCCTGATCCTTTGGCTAACCCATACCTCTGCTTCTCAGCATTGATGATGGCAGGTCTAGATGGTATTCAGAACAAGATTCATCCAGGTGAAGCTGCTGACAAGAACTTGTATGACTTGCCACCAGAAGAAGATGCAAAGATCCCAACCGTTTGCGCAAGCTTGGAAGAGGCGTTGGAAGCTTTGAACAAAGACCGTGAGTTCTTAACTCGTGGCGGTGTCTTTACAGACTCTATGATTGACGCATATATCGCTTTGAAGATGGAAGATGTCACACGTTTCCGTATGACTACTCATCCAATCGAATTCGATATGTACTACTCCCTGTAA